CCCGTCGCCGGCGACGTCGTTGGTCTTGGTCGCCACCTCCTTGACCAGCTGCGCACCGAGGTTCTCGTAGGGGTTGGTGAGCTCGATCTCCTTGGCGATGGTCACGCCGTCGTTGGTGATCGTGGGCACACCGAACTTCTTGTCCAGGACGACGTTGCGCCCGCGCGGGCCGAGGGTGACCTTGACCGCGTCCGCGAGGGCGTTGACACCGTGCTCGAGCAGGTGCCGGGCGTCGTCCGAGAAGCTCAGGATCTTCGCCATGAATGTCCCTTCGAAGCGACGTCGCCCCGGCCCGGCGAGCCGGACCGGGGCGACGACACTGATCGGTTGCTTACTTCTCGATGACCGCGAGGACGTCGCGGGCGGAGAGCACCAGGTACTCCTCGCCGGCGTACTTGACCTCGGTGCCGCCGTACTTCGAGTAGATGACGGTGTCGCCGACGGAGACGTCAACCGGGATCCGGTTGCCCTTGTCGTCGATCCGGCCCGGGCCGACAGCGAGGACGGTGCCCTCCTGCGGCTTCTCCTTGGCGGTGTCGGGGATCACGATGCCCGACGCCGTGGTGGTCTCAGCCTCGTTCGCCTGGACCAGGATCCGGTCCTCGAGCGGCTTGATCGCAACCTTGGTCGCGGTAGTCACGGGCATACCCTCCTGGGGTACTGGTTTCGTTACCGGTCGGCGAGCCGACCGGCGTCAATCTGCCACATGCCACCGGGCGGGGCCGTCGTCGCGGGTGCCGGTCCGCCTGGCGTTCAGCGCCCGGGCCACGAGGCCCGGAAGCTGGCACCCTCGGGGTGAGAGTGCTAATCGCAGGTTATTCCTCGGCTAGCACTCCGTCAAGGAGAGTGCCAACCCGCCGGCCGGCGCGTCGGGTCCGCCGACCACAATGGCCGGGTGGATCTCGACCAACTCGCCGCCCTGCGTACGCCCGAGGGGTCGGCCGCGCTCGCCGCGGCCGCGCGGGTGGCCGGCGGCGACCCGCTGACCGCGGCGGCCGCGCTCCGCTCGACCGGGCTGCCGGCCGGCCTGGCGTCGGCCGCCCTCACCCAGGCCGAGTTACGGCGCCGGGCGGTCGGCAAGTTCGGGCCGGCGGCGGCGGGGATGTTCCTCACCCGGGCCGGGTTGGAGCAGGCCACGCGGGGCGTCGTCGCGGCACGGCGGGCCGAGCGGCTGCGGGCCGCCGGGGTGCGCACGCTCGCCGACCTCGGCTGCGGCCTCGGCGCGGACGCGCTCGCCGCGGCCCGCGCCGGCATCCGGGTGTACGGCGTGGAGGCCGACCCGCTGACCGCCGCGATGGCCGCCGCGAACGCCGCGGCGGCCGGGCTGGCCGAGCTGTTCACGGTGGAGTGCGGCGACGCCACGGCGTTCGACGTGGACCGGGTCGACGGGGTGTTCTGCGACCCGGCGCGGCGCAGGGCGGGCACCGGGCGGCGCATCTTCGACCCGAACGCCTACTCCCCGCCCTGGGACTTCGTGGTCGGGCTGGCCGAGCGGGTGCCGCACACCGTCGTGAAGGTGGCGCCCGGCATCGACCACGCGCTGGTCCCGGCGGGCGCCGAGGCCGAGTGGGTGAGCGTCAACGGCGACCTGGTCGAGGCGGCCCTGTGGTGCGGCGAGCTGGCGCAGGTCCCCCGCCGCGCCACCCTGCTGCGCAACAGGCAACGGCCCCCCGTCGACGCCTCCGGCGCGGGAGGGGGGCCCGCCGATCGGCCGGCCGGTTCCTGCCAGCTGACCGGCTCCGGGGCCGCCGAGGCCACCGTCGGCCCGGCGCGCCGGTTCCTGTACGACCCCGACCCGGCGGTGGTCCGCGCGCACCTGGTCGCCGAGCTGGCGGAGACGCTGGGCGCGACGCTGGCCGACCCGAGCATCGCCTACCTCTACGCGGACGCGCCGACGCCGACGCCGTTCGCCCGCTGCCTGGAGGTCACCGACGTGCTGCCGTTCTCGCTCAAGCGGCTGCGGGCGCTGCTGCGGGAGCGTCGGGTCGGGCGGGTGGAGATCCTCAAGCGCGGGTCCGCCCTGGAGCCGGAGAAGCTCCGCCGGGACCTGCGGCTGGCCGGGGACGAGGCGGCCAGCCTGGTGCTGACCCGGGTCGCCGGGGCGCCGACGGTGCTGCTCTGCCGGCCGGTCGGGTAGCGCGCGAGACCGTGGGCGCCGGCGTCGACCGTCCGGCCCTTTCGGCTCGCGGGTCGCGCGGGGCCGGGTTAGCTTGACCGTCATGGCGGGACAGGGCACTCCGGCGACCGCGCTGCTGACGAAGCGGAAGATCGCCCACAGCACCCATCCGTACGACGTCTCCCCGGACGCCCCGAACTACGGCGCGCTGGTCGCGGCGGCGCTGGGGGTGCCGCCGGAGCGGGTCTTCAAGTCGCTGGTCGCGGAGGTCGACGGCGCGCTGACGGTGGCGGTCGTGCCGGTCACCGGCGAGCTGGACCTCAAGGCGCTCGCGGCGGCGGCCGGCGGCAAGCGGGCCGCCATGGCCGACCGGGCGGTGGCCGAACGGGCCACCGGCTACGTGCGCGGCGGCATCAGCCCGCTCGGCCAGCGCCGGCGGCTGCCCACGGTGCTCGACTCGTCGGCGCTCGACCATCCCACCGTCTACGTCTCGGCGGGTCGCCGCGGTCTCCAGCTCCAGCTCGCCCCGCAGGATCTGGTGACGCTCACCGGGGCGGCCACGGCCCCGCTGTCGACCCGCTGAGCTGCGCCGCTCCCGGCGGCGACGAGAGAGCGCTCCCCCGCTCGGCGACGGGCAGGTGTCAGGGACGTTGCTGAATTGTTACTGCCGACAACAAACTCGCGACCTCGGTGCTCTTGTGCCCACGCCGCCGCGCGGAATACGTTGCCGGACACAACAAACCAACATCATCCCCCACCCCCGAAAGGACCCTGCTGATGCGCAAGGGCTTCCTCACCTTCGCCGCCGTGGGCCTGCTGGCCGCCGGCGGCCTGACCGCCTGCGGCGACGACTCCGGTTCCGAGGCCGGCGGCTCCACCGAGAAGAAGCCGAAGATCGGCGTGATCCTGCCGGACAGCAAGTCCTCCGCCCGCTGGGAGGGCGCGGACCGCAAGTTCCTGACGGAGGCGTTCGAGGCGGCCGGCGTCGACTACGACATCCAGAACGCCCAGGGCGACAAGACGGCGTTCCAGACCATCGCCGACCAGATGATCACCAAGGGCGTCACCGCCCTGATGATCGTCAACCTGGACTCCGGCACCGGCAAGGCCGTGCTCGACAAGGCCAAGTCCCAGGGTGTGGCGACCATCGACTACGACCGGCTCACGCTGGGCGGCTCGGCCACCTACTACGTCAGCTTCGACAACGAGGTCGTCGGCAAGCTCCAGGGCGAGGGCCTGAGCAAGTGCCTGACCGACAAGGGCGCCAAGAACCCGGTCGTGGCCTACCTGAACGGCTCCCCGACCGACAACAACGCCACGCTGTTCAAGAACGGGTACGACTCGGTGCTCAAGCCGAAGTTCGACTCGAAGGAATACACCAAGGGCCCGGACCAGAACGTGCCGGAGTGGGACAACACCCAGGCCGCCACGATCTTCGAGCAGATGCTGACCCAGACCGGCGGCAAGATCGACGGCGTGCTCGCCGCCAACGACGGCCTCGGCAACGCGGCCATCTCGGTGCTGAAGAAGAACAAGCTCAACGGCAAGGTCCCGGTGACCGGCCAGGACGCCACCACGCAGGGCCTGCAGAACATCCTCGCCGGCGACCAGTGCATGACCGTCTACAAGGCGATCAAGGAGGAGGCGAAGGCCGCCTCGGACCTGGCCATCGCGGTGGCCAAGGGTGAGAAGAAGGAGACCAGCCAGACGGTCAAGGACCCGGAGGGCGGCCGGGACGTCCCGGCCGTGCTGCTCACCCCGAAGCTGATCTTCAAGGAGAACGTCAAGGACGTCATCGCCGACGGCTTCGTCACCAAGGACGAGGTCTGCGCCGGGGCGTACGCCAAGCTCTGCGCCGACGCCGGCATCAGCTGACCCGTACCCGCTTCCACGCGCACGCCGCCCGGCACGGACCCTGTGCCGGGCGGCGGTTCGCGCCGGACGGGATCCGAGACCTCCCCTCCACCTGAAGGAGACCCCCCGTGTCCGCAACCCCCCTGCTGGAACTACGCGGGATCGACAAGAGCTTCGGTCCCGTCCAGGTCCTGCGCGACGTCGCCTTCGCCGCCCACCCGGGCGAGGTGACCGCGCTGGTCGGCGACAATGGCGCCGGCAAGTCGACCCTCGTCAAGTGCATCAGCGGCATCTACCCCACCGACGCGGGCGAGTTCCGCTTCGACGGGCGGCCGGTGACCATCAACAGCCCCCGCGACGCCGCCGCGCTCGGCATCGAGGTCGTCTACCAGGACCTCGCGCTCTGCGACAACCTCGACATCGTGCAGAACATGTTCCTCGGCCGGGAGAAGCGCAGCGGCATCGTGCTCGACGAGCCGACCATGGAGCAGATGGCCGCCGACACCCTCGCCGGGCTGAGCGTGCGGACCGTGAAGTCGCTGCGGCAGCACGTCTCCAGCCTCTCCGGCGGCCAGCGGCAGACCGTCGCGATCGCCAAGGCCGTGCTCTGGAACAGCCGGCTCGTCATCCTCGACGAGCCCACCGCCGCGCTCGGCGTCGCGCAGACCGCCCAGGTGCTCGAACTGGTCCGTCGGCTCGCCGACAACGGCCTGGCCGTGGTGCTCATCTCGCACAACATGAACGACGTCTTCGCCGTCTCCGACCGGATCGCCGCGCTCTACCTCGGCCAGATGGTCGCCCAGGTGAAGACCACCGACATCACCCACTCGCAGGTGGTCGAGCTGATCACCGCCGGCCGCTCCGGCGGGCTCGGGCTCGCCGCCGCCGAGCCGGCCAACGGCGGCAACGGGCACGGCGCGGAGCCGGCCGGCAGCAACCCAGGAGGCGTCCGATGATCACCACCGTCGTGCACAAGGACGGCCCCGCGTCCGTCACACCGCCGCCCACCCTCGGCAGTCACGTCCGCAACTACGTCAGCCGGGTCCGGGGCGGCGACATCGGCGCGCTGCCCGCCGTGCTCGGCCTGGTCGTGCTCTGCACGGTCTTCTCGATCATGCAGCCGACGTTCCTCAGCGCCGGCAATTTCGCCAACCTGTTCACCCAGGGTGCCGCGGTCACGCTGATCGCGATGGGGCTGGTATTCGTCCTGCTGCTCGGCGAGATCGACCTCTCCGCCGGCTTCGCCAGCGGCGTCTGCGCCGCCATCCTCGCCAACGTCGTCACCGTGCTCGGCTACCCCTGGTACGTGGCCGTGCTCGCCGCGATCGTCACCGGCGTGGTGATCGGCACCACCCTCGGCTTCCTGGTCGCGAAGATCGGCATCCCGTCCTTCGTGGTGACCCTCGCCGGGTTCCTCGCCTTCCAGGGCATCGTGCTGATGCTGATGGAGGAGGGCGCCAACATCTCCGTCCGCGACGAGGTGCTGGTGGCCATCTCCAACCGCAACCTCCCGCCCGTCCTGGGCTGGCTGCTGGCCGCGGTGGCGGTCGCCGGCTACGCGGCCGTGCAGCTGCTGCGGCACCGTACGCGGGCCGCCCGGGGCCTGGTGACCGACCCGGTCGCGGTGGTGTTCGCCCGCATCGGCGGGTTGGCGCTCGTCCTCGGCGTCGCGGTCTTCATCCTCAACCTGGAGCGCAGCCGCAACGTCGTGATCAGCTCGCTCAAGGGCGTGCCGATCGTGGTGCCGATCATCGCGGTGCTGCTGGTCTTCTGGACCTTCGTGCTCCAGCGCACCAGCTACGGCCGGCACGTCTACGCTGTGGGCGGCAACAAGGAGGCGGCGCGCCGGGCCGGCATCAACGTGGACCGCATCCGCATCTCGGTCTTCGTCATCTGCTCCTCGATGGCGGCCGTCGGCGGTATCGTCGCCGCCAGCCGGGCCAACTCGGTGGACCCCAACACGGGTGGCAGTGACGTACTGCTCTACGCGGTCGGCGCGGCGGTCATCGGGGGCACCAGCCTCTTCGGCGGCAAGGGCCGGGTGCTCGACGCCGTCCTCGGTGGCGCGGTCGTCGCGGTCATCGACAACGGAATGGGCCTGATGGGATACAGCTCGGGGGTGAAGTACGTGGTCACCGGCGTGGTGCTGCTGCTCGCCGCGAGCGTGGACGCGTTCTCCCGCCGGCGTTCCACCGCCACCGGCAACCGTTGACCGCGCGGCACCGGAAGTGACGACGGCGATGCGCGCAGGACCGAGCCAGGACGAGATCCGTCGGCAGAACCTGGGCGCGTTGCTGCGGTACGTGCACGTGCACGGGGCCACCACCCGCGCCGAGCTCACCACCACGCTGGGGCTCAACCGCAGCACCATCGGCGCGCTGACCGCCGACCTGGCCGGCGCCGGGCTGGTCAGCGAGGGGACGCCGAAGGAGACCGGCCGGGCCGGACGACCGTCGCTGGTCGTCCGGCCCGAGTCGGACCGGGTGCACGCGTACGCGTACAGCATCGAGGTGGACCGGCTGCGGGCCGCACGGATCGGTCTCGGCGGCGCGGTGCTCGACCGCCGGGAACTGGACCGCCCCCGGGGCCTGACCGCCGCGGAGGCCGCCCCGCTGCTGGCCGGGGCGGTCAAGGAGATGCAGCAGAGCGCGCCGGCGGACGCCGTCTGCGTCGGCGCGGGCGTCGCGGTCTGCGGCATGGTCCGGCGCGACGACGGGCTGGTCCGGCTGGGTCCGACCACCGGATGGGTGGACGAGCCGATCGGCGCGGCGCTCGGCGCCGAACTGGGCTGCGACGTGCCGGTCACGGTCGGCAACGTGGCCGACGTGGCGGCCTTCGCCGAGCACGCCCGGGGCGCGGCGGCCGGCTGCGACAACGTCATCTACCTGTACGGGGACGTGGGCGTCGGCGCCGGCATCATCGCCGGCGGGCGCCGGCTGACGGGGCACGGCGGCTACGGCGGCGAGGTCGGCCACATGGTGGTCGTCCGGGACGGCGCGCCCTGCGATTGCGGCTCCCGGGGCTGCTGGGAGACCGAGATCGGCGAGTACGCCCTGCTGCGCGCCGCCGGTCGCTCCGACGCGCGGGGCCGCGACGCGCTGCTGGCCGTCTTCGACGCCGCCGACCGGGGCGACCTGCGGGCGCAGACGGCGGTACGCCAGGCCGGCGACTGGCTCGGCTTCGGGGTGGCCAACCTGGTGAACATCTTCAACCCGGAGATGGTCATCTTCGGCGGCGGCATGCGGGACCTCTACCTCGCGGCGGCGGCCCAGGTACGCAGCCGGCTCAACTCGATCGCCCTGCCGGCCTGCCTGGAGCACGTCCGGCTGCGCACCCCGAAACTCGGCGACGACGCGACGCTCATCGGCGCCGCCGAACTGGCCTTCGAACGCCTGCTCGCCGACCCCCTCGACGTCGGCTGACCGGTCCCGCCCCCGCCCCGGGCGGACCGTGGACAGGGTCCGGTAGCCGGCGGGCCGGTCCGGTGAACCGATCGGTCGGCCCGTCCGTACCAGTGCGCGGACGGGCGGAGGCGGAGGCGTCGCCCGGCCCGGACTCGTTTCGGACCGGACCGAGGAGACACCACGGACATGGCACCGCTCAGATCCGCCCGTCGCCGGCAGGGACACCGCAGCAGTCGCCTGGCGGCGCTGCTCGTCACGATCGCCGCCGGGCTCGGGGTGCTGCCCGGCGCGGCCGTCGCCGCGCCGGGCGGTCAACAGCTCAACGCGGCCGACGCCGCCCTGCTCAACGGGGTACGCCTGGCCGGGCTCTGGGAGATGCCGGCCGGGCAGATGGCCGCCGACAAGGGGCAGAGCGCGAGGGTACGCGAGATCGGTGCCGGCATCGCCACCGAGCACGAGGAGCTGGACCGGCTCACGGTCGAGGCGGCCAACAAGCTCGGGGCGAGCATCCCGAGCGACCCGACGGCCGAGCAGAGGGGCTGGCTTACGGAGATGCAGAACGCCTCCGGCGCCCGGTTCGACCAGATCTTCGTCACCCGGCTCCGGGTCGCCCACGGCAAGATCTTCCCGGTGATCGGGGCGGTCCGCGCCAGCACGCGAGACCCGGTGATCCGCAAGCTCGCCGACGACGCCAACCGGTTCGTCCTGCACCACATGCAGATGCTGGAGAGC
The sequence above is drawn from the Micromonospora sp. M71_S20 genome and encodes:
- the groES gene encoding co-chaperone GroES — protein: MPVTTATKVAIKPLEDRILVQANEAETTTASGIVIPDTAKEKPQEGTVLAVGPGRIDDKGNRIPVDVSVGDTVIYSKYGGTEVKYAGEEYLVLSARDVLAVIEK
- a CDS encoding methyltransferase domain-containing protein: MDLDQLAALRTPEGSAALAAAARVAGGDPLTAAAALRSTGLPAGLASAALTQAELRRRAVGKFGPAAAGMFLTRAGLEQATRGVVAARRAERLRAAGVRTLADLGCGLGADALAAARAGIRVYGVEADPLTAAMAAANAAAAGLAELFTVECGDATAFDVDRVDGVFCDPARRRAGTGRRIFDPNAYSPPWDFVVGLAERVPHTVVKVAPGIDHALVPAGAEAEWVSVNGDLVEAALWCGELAQVPRRATLLRNRQRPPVDASGAGGGPADRPAGSCQLTGSGAAEATVGPARRFLYDPDPAVVRAHLVAELAETLGATLADPSIAYLYADAPTPTPFARCLEVTDVLPFSLKRLRALLRERRVGRVEILKRGSALEPEKLRRDLRLAGDEAASLVLTRVAGAPTVLLCRPVG
- the ybaK gene encoding Cys-tRNA(Pro) deacylase, which gives rise to MAGQGTPATALLTKRKIAHSTHPYDVSPDAPNYGALVAAALGVPPERVFKSLVAEVDGALTVAVVPVTGELDLKALAAAAGGKRAAMADRAVAERATGYVRGGISPLGQRRRLPTVLDSSALDHPTVYVSAGRRGLQLQLAPQDLVTLTGAATAPLSTR
- a CDS encoding sugar ABC transporter substrate-binding protein, producing the protein MRKGFLTFAAVGLLAAGGLTACGDDSGSEAGGSTEKKPKIGVILPDSKSSARWEGADRKFLTEAFEAAGVDYDIQNAQGDKTAFQTIADQMITKGVTALMIVNLDSGTGKAVLDKAKSQGVATIDYDRLTLGGSATYYVSFDNEVVGKLQGEGLSKCLTDKGAKNPVVAYLNGSPTDNNATLFKNGYDSVLKPKFDSKEYTKGPDQNVPEWDNTQAATIFEQMLTQTGGKIDGVLAANDGLGNAAISVLKKNKLNGKVPVTGQDATTQGLQNILAGDQCMTVYKAIKEEAKAASDLAIAVAKGEKKETSQTVKDPEGGRDVPAVLLTPKLIFKENVKDVIADGFVTKDEVCAGAYAKLCADAGIS
- a CDS encoding ATP-binding cassette domain-containing protein; translated protein: MSATPLLELRGIDKSFGPVQVLRDVAFAAHPGEVTALVGDNGAGKSTLVKCISGIYPTDAGEFRFDGRPVTINSPRDAAALGIEVVYQDLALCDNLDIVQNMFLGREKRSGIVLDEPTMEQMAADTLAGLSVRTVKSLRQHVSSLSGGQRQTVAIAKAVLWNSRLVILDEPTAALGVAQTAQVLELVRRLADNGLAVVLISHNMNDVFAVSDRIAALYLGQMVAQVKTTDITHSQVVELITAGRSGGLGLAAAEPANGGNGHGAEPAGSNPGGVR
- a CDS encoding sugar ABC transporter permease — protein: MITTVVHKDGPASVTPPPTLGSHVRNYVSRVRGGDIGALPAVLGLVVLCTVFSIMQPTFLSAGNFANLFTQGAAVTLIAMGLVFVLLLGEIDLSAGFASGVCAAILANVVTVLGYPWYVAVLAAIVTGVVIGTTLGFLVAKIGIPSFVVTLAGFLAFQGIVLMLMEEGANISVRDEVLVAISNRNLPPVLGWLLAAVAVAGYAAVQLLRHRTRAARGLVTDPVAVVFARIGGLALVLGVAVFILNLERSRNVVISSLKGVPIVVPIIAVLLVFWTFVLQRTSYGRHVYAVGGNKEAARRAGINVDRIRISVFVICSSMAAVGGIVAASRANSVDPNTGGSDVLLYAVGAAVIGGTSLFGGKGRVLDAVLGGAVVAVIDNGMGLMGYSSGVKYVVTGVVLLLAASVDAFSRRRSTATGNR
- a CDS encoding ROK family protein produces the protein MRAGPSQDEIRRQNLGALLRYVHVHGATTRAELTTTLGLNRSTIGALTADLAGAGLVSEGTPKETGRAGRPSLVVRPESDRVHAYAYSIEVDRLRAARIGLGGAVLDRRELDRPRGLTAAEAAPLLAGAVKEMQQSAPADAVCVGAGVAVCGMVRRDDGLVRLGPTTGWVDEPIGAALGAELGCDVPVTVGNVADVAAFAEHARGAAAGCDNVIYLYGDVGVGAGIIAGGRRLTGHGGYGGEVGHMVVVRDGAPCDCGSRGCWETEIGEYALLRAAGRSDARGRDALLAVFDAADRGDLRAQTAVRQAGDWLGFGVANLVNIFNPEMVIFGGGMRDLYLAAAAQVRSRLNSIALPACLEHVRLRTPKLGDDATLIGAAELAFERLLADPLDVG
- a CDS encoding DUF4142 domain-containing protein; this encodes MAPLRSARRRQGHRSSRLAALLVTIAAGLGVLPGAAVAAPGGQQLNAADAALLNGVRLAGLWEMPAGQMAADKGQSARVREIGAGIATEHEELDRLTVEAANKLGASIPSDPTAEQRGWLTEMQNASGARFDQIFVTRLRVAHGKIFPVIGAVRASTRDPVIRKLADDANRFVLHHMQMLESTGLVRWPELPPAALPAPGDDGLLAAASANSGPPVGISSTVVWLVFLAALGTGGIATYRILRRT